The sequence below is a genomic window from Sphingomonas jaspsi DSM 18422.
GTAGGCGAGCGCCGATGCCGCGCGTCCCTTGAACAGCGGTTCGAGCTGAAGTGCGCCCCATACCAGCACCGCCGCCGGGACGCCCCAGAGGACGGCGCGAAGCGGCTGGCTGACATCGAACACGCCATAGGGGTGGCTGAGCTGCGGCGTGGTGAACAGGACGATGGCTGCGATTCCGCCCATCACCGCACCGCCACCGATTGCGGGGCGCGCACCGGGCAGGCGAGCGATGAGAACGCCCATCAGAAATTCGAGGATGATCGGGTTGCCGACGAAGGCCAGCAACGGTGTCCCAACTGCAAGCGCACCGGCAAGGGCCACGACATAGGCAAGCGTCAAGACCGGTGCCGCGCGCCGATCTACCAGAACGAGACTCGCGCAGACATAGAACAGCATCTCGAAGCAAAGCGTCCAGCCGACGAACAGGTAGGGGACGGTGAAGTCGCCCATGACCGGCCACAGCGTGATCGACGTGAAGGCCCGCGCGGCGTCCCATTTGCCGTTGACGACGATCTGATAGACCATTTTCGGCAGCAGGATTGCCCACCAGAACGGATATATTCGAGTCAGGCGCGATCGGAGGAAGCTGGTCGGCGTATGCTTGGGTAGCAGGCTGGCGATGATGAAGCCCGAAATGACGAAGAAAATGTCGCAGCCGACATTGCCCAGCGGAAAGGCGTGCGAGGCATGCGTGACGACCACCAGGCTGGCGGCGATGAAGCGTAACGCCTGTATCGATTGCAGTCTGCCGTGCACCATCGTCCCTCTTCGCCGCCGGACGATAAAGTTGAATGCCTAAGAAACCATGTTCGCGGATCGCGACCGCCTGCACAGGCCGCCGCCAAAGAAAAACCCCCGGCGGGTTAGGCCGGGGGTCGATGGTGGGTTAAACCTTGGCGTTACGCCTTGCAGCTCTTGCCGTTCAGCGTGATCGTGGCGCTGGTCGCGTCGCCGGTAAGGGCGCCTTCGGCTGGCGCGGCGCCGACGTCGGTCTTGCTTTCCTTGACGCGGGCGGTGCCGTCGCTCAGCCAGTCGATGTAGACCAGGCTGTTATCCTTGCAGCGATAGGTCTTGGCGGCCTGGATCGAGGGCGGAAGTTCGACCGGCGCGGCGTTCGCCAGCTGGTCGGCCATCGGGTCGGCAGGGCCGGCGACGATCGTCTTGTCTTCCTTGTTGCACGCGGCAAGCGCCAGCGCAGCAACGGCGGTCAGGGTCAGGGTGCGAATCATGGACGCGCTATTAACGATTTAAGGGGGGCGGCGTAAAGCACGCATCGTTGCATTGGCGCGAAGCCTCTCATATCTTGGCCAGAATGGACGGAGCGCAGAGGGAGGAGCGCAGACAGCGCGTGCGCATAGGCCTGACCGGCCTCGCGTTCGTGTTTCTGCTCGTTTTGCTGGGGACGGCGATCAGCCGGTCGGGCAACGACACGTCCGGGCCGATCGCCAATCTTGAAAATATGGTCGACGCCGATCCCGACGATCCGCTGGCGCAGATCGGCGCGGCGCCGGGCGTCGCCAAGGCCGACAATAGCGCACTTCCCGCCGATGAACCCAAACAGGGGTCGAAAACCAAGTGAACCGATTGCTGTTGTCGCTGGTCGCTGCGGCCGCAGCCGTCGGCGGTGTGGCCTTTTGGCAGGCTGATCGACTGTCGTCGGCGGGCGGCGACGCGAAGGGCGCGGCGGCGATTGGCGAAAAGCCGACGCTGGCGCTGCTTACTAGCCTTCCGATCATGTTCGGCGAGCGGTTCGGGCTCGACGGCGGGGCAGGCGGCCTGTCCGCGGCACTGGCCGGCGATTATGAGCTTCGCTCGATCGCCGTTACCGACGCAGCCTCGCTCCAACCCTTCCACCTGCTGCTGATGGCCCACCCGAGGGCGCAGCCGGCGGAGGCGCTGGTCGATCTCGACAATTGGGTACGCGGCGGCGGCAGGCTGCTGCTGCTCGCCGATCCGCGGCTCGACTGGGACAGCGACCGGCCGATCGGCGACAAGCTGCGTCCGCCGCCGGACTTCGCCGATACCGGCCTGCTTGCGCATTGGGGCCTGACCCTCGCCGGGCCAAGCGCCGACGGCCCGGTCAGCGTCGACGCCGACGGTCTGCCGATCGTCGTTTCAAGCCCGGGGCAGCTGTCGGCGCGCAACCGGCGCTGCGCCATCGCGGCGGGCGGGCTGATCGCGCGCTGCCAGGTTGGCGAGGGCGACGTAACCGTGATCGCCGACGCCGACTTCATCAATGTCAGCGGCGCGGGCGCGCTGGACGGGCCGACGGACCGGAATCTTGAGCTTGTCACGCGTGAACTCGCGCGCCTTGCGCGTTAACGCGCACCCCTGCACGCCGCCGCGCCCGCGTTCACGCCCACGCGCGCGGATCATAAGGTGAGGCGCCTTTTCCAACAGGGTTATCCACAGGGTTGTCCCGCAAGAACAACCATGGAACAAAGGGTAAAGAAAACACTAAAAAACCGTTGAAAATCCGCCACAGGGCATCAAAACCCACGAAATGGCATCAAAACCCATTGTATCCCGCAGGTCGTTGAGTTACCAACAACGACTGTAGAGCGGGGCAAACCTGTATTGAGTCGAAACAGGGCCGGGCGCGCGGGATGCCGCGCACCCGCCGCAGGGGACGCTTTGCCTACGCTTTGGGAGCAGGACGTGGGCTTAGAGCATCTGTTTCAAGGCAGTGCTTTGAACGCGGTGGACGCGAAGGGTCGCGTTTCCGTGCCCGCTTTCCTGCGTACCGTGATCGAACGCCGCGGCGACGCCCGCGCCATCGTCCTGGCCAAGCACGACCAGTTTCCCTGCCTCAGCGCCTATGATCCTGCCTACGCCGCGCTGAAGCATGCGAAGATCGAGCGCCTTGCCGAGAAGCAGGAAACCGACCCCGCGTCGGAGCTTGATTATCTGCGCCGCACCATGATGGCCTTCGGCGCCACCGAAGAGGTTCCTTACGATAGCAGCGGCCGGATCATCGTGCCCCCGATGATGCGCCGCAAAGGGGGACTCGCCGACCTCGCCCTGTTCCTAGGGGTCGGCGAGACCTTCCAGATCTGGAATCCGGACGAATTTCTGAAGCATCCGGATATCCCTGAAGACCTGAAGGACATCTGTCGCTTCCGGCTCGAGGAGCGCGGGCTATGAGCGCCGCGCCGCACGTTCCTGTCCTCATCAACGAGGTCGTAGCGGGTCTCGCCGTCGTCCCCGGCGAGACCCTAGTCGACGGCACCTTCGGAGCGGGCGGCTACACGCGCGCCCTGCTCGGGGCGGGGGCGGGACGAGTGATCGGGTTCGACCGCGATCCGGATGCGATCGCGAATGGACCTGCGCTCGTCCCGGACGCCAAGCTTACGCTGATCCACGAACGTTTTTCGCAAATGGACAAGGCGCTGGCCGAGCGCGACCTGCTGCCGGTCGACGGCATCGCCCTCGACATCGGCGTCAGCTCGATGCAGCTCGACCAGGCCGACCGCGGCTTTTCCTTCCAGCAGGACGGGCCGCTCGACATGCGCATGAGTCAGTCGGGCCAGACCGCCGCCGACTTCGTCAACGAAGCCGACGAGGGTGAGATCGTCCGCGTCCTCAAGGATTATGGCGAAGAGCCGCGTGCCCGCACCGTCGCCAAGGCGATCGTCAAGGCGCGTCCGCTGACCCGCACCTCGGAACTGGCGAACGTCGTGCGCAAGGCGCTTGGCCATCACGCGGGGATGAAGACCGACCCGGCGACCAAGACCTTCCAGGCGATCCGCATCCACCTCAACGCGGAACTGGAAGAGCTGGAGCAGGGCCTTCGCGCCGCCGAACGTTCGCTGCGTCCCGGCGGCCGCCTTGCCGTGGTGACCTTCCACAGCCTGGAAGACCGGATCGTCAAGCGCTTCCTGCGCACCCGCAGCGGCGGCGACCCCGCCGGCTCGCGTCACCTGCCGATGGCCCACAAGGGGCCGTCGCCGACCTTTGAACAAGTTGCCAAGCCGGTGTCCCCGTCGGATGCCGAGCTGGCCCGTAACCCGCGCGCGCGTTCCGCCCGGCTGCGCACCGCAGTCCGCACTGGGGCGCCCGCGTGGGACCAGCCCGGTACGAGGGAGAAAGCAGCATGAGCGCGCGTGGTTTCGGACCGGTCATCTGGGCAGGTGCGGTCGCCGGCGCGGCGCTGAGCTTCTACCTCGTATCCCTTCGCGTCGCGTCCGAGCGGGCGGCGCTGGAGGATGTCGAAACCGAAATCGCGCTGACCCAGCGCGACATTCGCGTGCTGCAGACCGAACTCGGAACGCGCGGTCGGCTAGCCCAGCTGGAACGGTGGAACGTCAAGTTCATCCAGCTGTCGGCGCCGACCGCCGACCAGTTCGTCGACGGCGGCTTCCAGCTGGCGACCCTGGTCAAGCCCGAAGCCAAGCCGGTGGTCGATGCGCCGGTGGTCATGGCGTCGGCCCCGGTCGAGGACGTTAACGCACGCAAGCTGAGCGGTGACGCCGTCGTCGACGTGGCCCCGTCAGCCACCCCGGCGCCCGCCGCGACGGCCCCGCGCCCGTCGAAGTCGGCCGGCGATATGATGGTCGTTGCCGGCTATACCCCGCCCGCGAAGGTGCGGGCAGAGGTTGCGCCGGCGCCGCCCAAGCCGGCTAAGGCCGACGTCAAGACGTCGACGCCGGGTGCAAAGCCTTCCGCTGCAAAGCCTGCGACGAAGCCCGTCAAAACTGCGACGGCTGATCCGCTGTCGCCCTTGCCAACGGCCAAGGCCAAGGGCAAAGCGGCAACGGGAGTCACCGGGGCGACACCCAAAAAACCCAATCAAACCAAGGCTAGTGTAACCGACTGATGAACGCGCCGACGCCCGCTCTCGTCGCACGGCCCGAGCGGCTCCGACTGGTCGGACAGCGCCGCCAGATATTGGCCGTCATGCACCAGCGCCTGATGTTCGGCATGCTGGTGTACGGTGCGATCGTCGCCGTCATCGCCCTTCGCCTGCTCTATCTCGGCGTGTTCGGGGATCATGCCGGACGCAAGCAGGGGTTCGGCGGTCTTAACGTCGAGCGCGGCGACATCGTCGACCGCGACGGCATCGCGCTGGCCCGCACCATCGATGCCTGGACCATCGGCCTCAACGGCAAGAAGGTGATCGGCAACAAGCTCGACCTCGCCCGCAAGCTCGCCGCGCTGATGCCTGAAAAGGACGAGGCGACCTATCTCAAGATGCTGCGGTCGGGTAAATTCTTCTACCTGCGTCGCCGCGCCGCCCCGGACCTGGTCGCCGCCGTCAACGCGATCGGCGAGCCCGGCCTGCAGCTCGAGCGCGAGCCCGACCGGCTTTATCCGCAGACGACGCTTGCCGCGCATGTGCTGGGCTATACCGACATCGACGGTCACGGCACGTCGGGCATCGAACGGGCGTTCGACAAGCAGCTGCTCGATCCGGCGCTGCGCAACCAGCCGCTCGCGCTATCGATTTCGAGCCGGGTGCAGCAGGCGCTCGAGCATGAACTCAACGAGGCCATGGTCAAATTCTCGGCCATCGGCGCGGCGGGCGTCATCATGGACGTCCACACCCACGAAGTGCTGGCGATGACGTCGCTGCCGACGCTCAATCCCAACTCGCCGGGCCAGGCGATCGATGCGGCGCGGTTCAACCGGGCGGCGCAGGGAGTCTACGAACTGGGGTCGACCTTCAAGCCGTTCACCGTGGCGATGGCGATGGACAGCGGCGTGGTCCGCTCAATGGGGCAGATGTACAATTGCCCGCGCGAATATCCGATCTACGGCCACGTCATCCACGACACCCATCCCTTCGGCCGCGCCTGCTCGGTCGCCGAAATCATGATGGAAAGCTCCAACATCGGCACCGCCCAGATCGCCGACCAGCTGGGCACCAAGCGCCAGCAGGCGTTCCTGAAAAAGATGGGCTTCCTCGACCGCGTCGAGGTGGAACTGGCCGAAAAGGGCCATCCGATCCTGTCGCGCAACTGGGGGCCGTTCGAAACATTGAACGTCGGCTTCGGTCAGGGGATCGCGGTCACGCCGCTGCAGCTGGCGAACGGCTATGCGACCCTGTTCAACGGCGGCATCTACCGCCCGGCGACGATGCTCCGGGTCGACGACGCGCATCCCATGACCAACGGTCGCCGCGTGTTCAGCGCCGAAACCAGCCGCAAGATGCGCGCCCTGCTGCGCCTCGTCGTCACCAACGGCACCGGCAAGAACGCCAATGCCGAAGGCTATCGCATCGGCGGCAAGACCGGGACCGCGCAGAAGGTCATCAACGGCCATTATTCCAAGACCATCAACATCACCTCCTTCGCCGGCGTGTTCCCGATGGACGATCCGCGTTATGTGATCGTTGTCATGCTCGACGAACCCCATGCGACGGCCGACACCTTCGGTTTCACCACCGCCGGCTGGAACGTCGCGCCGGTGGTCAAGAAGACCGTCAGCCGCATCGCGCCGATGCTGGGCGTGCGCCCCGACAAAAAGCT
It includes:
- a CDS encoding division/cell wall cluster transcriptional repressor MraZ; protein product: MPAFLRTVIERRGDARAIVLAKHDQFPCLSAYDPAYAALKHAKIERLAEKQETDPASELDYLRRTMMAFGATEEVPYDSSGRIIVPPMMRRKGGLADLALFLGVGETFQIWNPDEFLKHPDIPEDLKDICRFRLEERGL
- the rsmH gene encoding 16S rRNA (cytosine(1402)-N(4))-methyltransferase RsmH gives rise to the protein MSAAPHVPVLINEVVAGLAVVPGETLVDGTFGAGGYTRALLGAGAGRVIGFDRDPDAIANGPALVPDAKLTLIHERFSQMDKALAERDLLPVDGIALDIGVSSMQLDQADRGFSFQQDGPLDMRMSQSGQTAADFVNEADEGEIVRVLKDYGEEPRARTVAKAIVKARPLTRTSELANVVRKALGHHAGMKTDPATKTFQAIRIHLNAELEELEQGLRAAERSLRPGGRLAVVTFHSLEDRIVKRFLRTRSGGDPAGSRHLPMAHKGPSPTFEQVAKPVSPSDAELARNPRARSARLRTAVRTGAPAWDQPGTREKAA
- a CDS encoding peptidoglycan D,D-transpeptidase FtsI family protein; protein product: MNAPTPALVARPERLRLVGQRRQILAVMHQRLMFGMLVYGAIVAVIALRLLYLGVFGDHAGRKQGFGGLNVERGDIVDRDGIALARTIDAWTIGLNGKKVIGNKLDLARKLAALMPEKDEATYLKMLRSGKFFYLRRRAAPDLVAAVNAIGEPGLQLEREPDRLYPQTTLAAHVLGYTDIDGHGTSGIERAFDKQLLDPALRNQPLALSISSRVQQALEHELNEAMVKFSAIGAAGVIMDVHTHEVLAMTSLPTLNPNSPGQAIDAARFNRAAQGVYELGSTFKPFTVAMAMDSGVVRSMGQMYNCPREYPIYGHVIHDTHPFGRACSVAEIMMESSNIGTAQIADQLGTKRQQAFLKKMGFLDRVEVELAEKGHPILSRNWGPFETLNVGFGQGIAVTPLQLANGYATLFNGGIYRPATMLRVDDAHPMTNGRRVFSAETSRKMRALLRLVVTNGTGKNANAEGYRIGGKTGTAQKVINGHYSKTINITSFAGVFPMDDPRYVIVVMLDEPHATADTFGFTTAGWNVAPVVKKTVSRIAPMLGVRPDKKLEPNMAEVLPYVHEEK
- a CDS encoding acyltransferase family protein, producing the protein MVHGRLQSIQALRFIAASLVVVTHASHAFPLGNVGCDIFFVISGFIIASLLPKHTPTSFLRSRLTRIYPFWWAILLPKMVYQIVVNGKWDAARAFTSITLWPVMGDFTVPYLFVGWTLCFEMLFYVCASLVLVDRRAAPVLTLAYVVALAGALAVGTPLLAFVGNPIILEFLMGVLIARLPGARPAIGGGAVMGGIAAIVLFTTPQLSHPYGVFDVSQPLRAVLWGVPAAVLVWGALQLEPLFKGRAASALAYGGDASYSIYLVHMLVIAPLAAFIPWTLLAVLAIGVGLLVHRHLEKPLLSLVRSKARHGGKSVSHDRHRLA